Proteins encoded in a region of the Vitis riparia cultivar Riparia Gloire de Montpellier isolate 1030 chromosome 7, EGFV_Vit.rip_1.0, whole genome shotgun sequence genome:
- the LOC117917948 gene encoding probable indole-3-pyruvate monooxygenase YUCCA8, which produces MEKTLRISDHDDFFSRRCVWVNGPVIVGAGPSGLAVGACLKEQGVPFVVLERAECIASLWQKRTYDRLKLHLPKQFCQLPKMPFPEAFPEYPTKKQFIEYLESYAKRFEVNPRFNECVQSAKYDETCGLWRVRTVSTNAAAGAHSEVEYICRWLVVATGENAERVVPDIEGLGAFGGNVMHACEYKSGETFRGKRVLVVGCGNSGMEVSLDLCNHNATPAMVVRSSVHVLPREVFRKSTFELATLMLKWLPLWLVDKLMLILAWLVLGDNEKYGLKRPSMGPLELKNTQGKTPVLDIGALEKIRSGDIKVVPGIKRFFPDSVELVNGEKLDIDSVVLATGYRSNVPFWLKESQFFCKNGFPKASFPNGWKGKAGLYAVGFSRRGLSGASLDAIRIAQDIGKVWKEETAQKPKATACHRRCISQF; this is translated from the exons ATGGAAAAAACTTTGAGGATTTCGGATCATGATGACTTTTTCTCTCGCCGCTGCGTGTGGGTGAACGGGCCCGTGATAGTTGGAGCGGGGCCGTCGGGGCTGGCTGTTGGGGCATGCCTGAAGGAGCAGGGAGTGCCCTTTGTAGTCCTTGAGAGAGCTGAGTGCATTGCTTCGCTGTGGCAGAAGAGGACTTATGACAGGCTTAAACTTCATCTTCCCAAGCAGTTCTGCCAGCTCCCCAAGATGCCATTTCCAGAAGCTTTTCCTGAGTACCCCACCAAGAAGCAGTTCATCGAGTACCTTGAATCATATGCCAAGCGCTTTGAGGTCAATCCACGGTTCAATGAGTGCGTGCAGTCAGCCAAGTACGATGAGACTTGTGGGCTGTGGCGCGTCAGAACTGTTTCCACCAACGCCGCCGCCGGTGCCCACTCTGAGGTTGAGTACATTTGCAGGTGGCTTGTGGTGGCCACAGGCGAGAATGCTGAGCGTGTGGTGCCTGACATTGAAGGATTGGGAGCGTTCGGTGGCAATGTCATGCACGCCTGTGAGTACAAGAGTGGGGAAACCTTCCGCGGAAAGCGGGTTCTAGTCGTTGGTTGTGGGAATTCAGGCATGGAGGTCTCTCTCGACCTCTGCAACCACAATGCAACACCAGCCATGGTGGTTCGCAGCTCG GTCCATGTCTTGCCCAGGGAAGTTTTCCGCAAATCAACATTTGAATTGGCCACGTTGATGCTGAAATGGCTGCCCCTCTGGCTGGTTGACAAGCTGATGCTCATCCTGGCATGGTTGGTGCTCGGAGACAACGAAAAATACGGGCTGAAGAGGCCATCCATGGGGCCATTGGAACTCAAGAACACTCAGGGAAAGACCCCTGTTCTGGACATTGGTGCTTTGGAAAAGATCAGATCTGGAGACATCAAGGTGGTTCCAGGCATTAAGAGATTTTTCCCTGATAGTGTTGAACTCGTCAATGGGGAAAAACTTGATATCGATTCAGTTGTGCTTGCCACTGGATACCGCAGCAATGTCCCTTTTTGGCTAAAG GAAAGCCAGTTCTTCTGCAAGAATGGATTCCCAAAGGCATCATTCCCAAATGGGTGGAAAGGAAAGGCTGGGCTTTATGCAGTTGGGTTCTCAAGGAGAGGGCTCTCAGGTGCATCCCTGGATGCCATAAGAATAGCACAAGACATAGGCAAGGTCTGGAAGGAGGAAACGGCTCAGAAACCTAAAGCAACCGCTTGCCATCGCCGCTGCATTTCACAGTTCTAG